The proteins below come from a single Arthrobacter sp. B1I2 genomic window:
- the secF gene encoding protein translocase subunit SecF — MSGFATFGNELYTGKRSYNFVGAKKIWFIIAAVGVALSIIIPVAKGGFNLGIEFRGGSEFTVSNVKTTDAGIGEKAVTDVVSGSVPRVANVAGNTMRIQTDKLTDDETLRIKEGLTSAYGVTDNEVTSTFVGPTWGADVTKQALIGLVVFVLLAALLMALYFRTWKMSLSALAGMAVTMFITAGVYALSDFEVTPSAIIGFLTVLSYSLYDTVVVFDKIRENTTGIDASTRRTFGEEVNLAVNQTLVRSINTMMVAILPVGAILFIGAGLLGAGTLRDLSLALFVGILIGTAATIFVAAPMYAWLRQGEPELVKQARRVEQRRAGAAERAVPASPAKA, encoded by the coding sequence ATGTCAGGCTTCGCCACTTTCGGCAACGAGCTCTACACCGGAAAGCGCTCCTACAACTTTGTGGGTGCCAAGAAGATCTGGTTCATCATCGCCGCGGTGGGGGTGGCCCTGTCCATCATCATCCCGGTGGCCAAGGGGGGCTTCAACCTCGGCATCGAGTTCCGGGGCGGCTCTGAATTCACGGTGTCCAACGTCAAGACCACCGATGCCGGCATCGGTGAGAAGGCGGTGACGGACGTTGTGTCCGGCAGTGTCCCGCGCGTGGCCAATGTGGCCGGCAACACCATGCGCATCCAGACCGACAAGCTTACGGACGACGAGACCCTCCGGATCAAGGAGGGCCTCACCAGCGCCTACGGCGTTACCGACAACGAGGTAACCTCCACGTTCGTCGGCCCCACCTGGGGCGCTGACGTAACCAAGCAGGCGCTGATCGGCCTGGTGGTGTTCGTGCTGCTCGCTGCCCTGCTGATGGCCCTGTACTTCCGCACCTGGAAGATGTCCCTCTCGGCACTGGCCGGCATGGCCGTGACCATGTTCATCACGGCCGGGGTGTACGCCCTCAGCGATTTCGAGGTCACCCCGTCGGCCATTATCGGGTTCCTTACTGTCCTCAGCTACTCGCTGTACGACACCGTGGTGGTCTTCGACAAGATCCGGGAGAACACGACCGGAATCGACGCGTCCACGCGCCGGACCTTCGGTGAGGAAGTCAACCTCGCGGTCAACCAGACGCTGGTGCGGTCCATCAACACCATGATGGTGGCCATTCTCCCCGTGGGGGCCATCCTGTTCATTGGCGCCGGACTCCTTGGTGCAGGAACCCTGCGGGACCTGTCCCTGGCCCTGTTCGTTGGCATCCTTATCGGTACAGCGGCAACCATCTTCGTGGCCGCTCCAATGTACGCCTGGCTCCGCCAGGGCGAACCGGAGCTCGTGAAGCAGGCAAGGCGTGTTGAGCAGCGGCGTGCCGGGGCAGCGGAGCGTGCAGTTCCGGCGTCGCCCGCCAAGGCCTGA
- the yajC gene encoding preprotein translocase subunit YajC translates to MSILLFVMLGVFIFMMFRRNKKTQQQQAELQSKFAPGVEVMTSFGLFGRIVDIDEAENKVVLELSPGNLATVHRQAVTKVVEPAAEPAAQPAEESPVVPDDASSLTTPESGSTAMGIETPEETMKRLNDEGKKDS, encoded by the coding sequence ATGTCAATTCTCCTGTTCGTCATGCTCGGCGTGTTCATCTTCATGATGTTCCGCCGCAACAAGAAGACGCAGCAGCAGCAGGCAGAGCTCCAGTCGAAGTTTGCCCCGGGCGTGGAGGTCATGACCAGCTTTGGCCTTTTCGGCCGGATTGTGGACATCGACGAGGCCGAGAACAAGGTCGTCCTTGAACTTTCCCCCGGCAACCTGGCCACCGTGCACCGCCAGGCTGTCACCAAGGTCGTCGAGCCTGCCGCTGAACCCGCCGCCCAGCCGGCAGAGGAATCCCCGGTGGTCCCGGACGACGCGTCATCCCTCACCACCCCGGAGAGCGGAAGCACCGCGATGGGCATCGAGACTCCTGAGGAAACCATGAAGCGCCTCAACGACGAGGGCAAAAAGGACAGCTAG
- a CDS encoding peptidylprolyl isomerase produces MAASSRSARETKRRIQQMEAKRELRRAQEKRRKRDNLVAAGAGTAAVVLAVVLQLTAFAGNPTEDEYAAAQAGLTEPSASASASATPSAPATNAPNIPAADTAAGKTFTGQLQLNGSPLGVEVDGTKAPQAAAVFKSLSDEGYFNGKTCHRLTTADQFGVLQCGSPNGDGQGDPDYTWGPLENTPADNTYPAGTIAVARTGNNAYGNGTQFFIVYKDTVIPADAAGGYTVVGKVTSGLDVVSNIAAAGITPGAGDTDGAPKQPVTIDSFSLK; encoded by the coding sequence TTGGCGGCCAGTTCACGCAGTGCACGCGAAACGAAACGGCGCATCCAGCAAATGGAAGCCAAGCGTGAGCTCCGCCGCGCCCAGGAGAAGCGGCGGAAGCGCGACAACCTGGTAGCCGCCGGTGCCGGAACCGCCGCCGTGGTGCTCGCCGTCGTCCTCCAACTCACGGCATTCGCCGGGAACCCCACCGAAGACGAATACGCCGCCGCACAGGCAGGGCTGACGGAACCGTCCGCCTCGGCAAGCGCCTCCGCCACACCCTCGGCGCCGGCAACCAATGCGCCAAACATCCCGGCAGCGGACACGGCCGCGGGCAAAACGTTCACCGGCCAGCTGCAGCTGAACGGCAGCCCGCTCGGCGTGGAAGTGGACGGGACCAAAGCTCCGCAGGCGGCCGCCGTCTTCAAGTCCCTCAGCGACGAAGGCTACTTCAACGGCAAGACGTGCCACCGGCTCACCACTGCTGACCAGTTCGGCGTGCTGCAGTGCGGCTCGCCCAATGGAGACGGGCAGGGCGACCCGGACTATACGTGGGGCCCGCTGGAAAACACCCCCGCCGACAACACCTACCCCGCCGGCACCATCGCCGTGGCCCGCACGGGGAACAATGCCTACGGCAATGGAACACAGTTCTTCATTGTCTACAAGGACACCGTCATTCCGGCGGACGCAGCCGGCGGCTATACGGTGGTGGGAAAGGTGACGTCGGGGCTTGACGTCGTGTCCAACATCGCTGCCGCAGGCATCACCCCGGGTGCCGGCGACACGGACGGCGCGCCAAAACAACCAGTCACGATAGACTCGTTCTCTCTGAAGTAG
- the secD gene encoding protein translocase subunit SecD — protein MARTGRKKPGLRVLVWLGVILAALTAVLAGGTIAGHASWAPKLALDLEGGTQMILAPKVEGGSDINEQQLNQAVAIIRQRVDGSGVSEAEISTQSGRNVVVSLPGTPSAETRNLIQASADMNFRPVLLNGDGAPVPAESQTPEDQLPKPTAEPANSSDTNWITPEIYKQFEALDCNSAAAEKSERSDPTKPLVTCEPATDKSPAIKYILGPVEVKGSNIVTSSFQLQQGAQGAVTNDWAVNIQFDGEGTAKFKEVTERLNQFYVAAGGESGTDPKSQFAIVLDDQVISAPRSLAVITDGRPQITGGFTEQTAKALSDQLKFGALPISFDIQSEQQISATLGGEQLRMGLLAGLIGLLLVVVYSLFQYRALGFVTIASLVVAGALTYLAIAILGWTENYRLSLAGVAGIIVAIGQTADSFIVYFERIRDELREGRGLVSAVENGWKRAKRTVLASKAVNLLAALVLYFVAVGNVRGFAFTLGLTAIADLIVVFMFTHPTLQLLARTRFFGEGHKFSGLDPERLGAVPLYRGAGRVRTPEDRPVVVRTKNSGAAAEAERRMTIAERRLAEKQEQLAGSSKTSAKENK, from the coding sequence ATGGCACGAACTGGCCGCAAGAAACCAGGGCTCCGCGTCCTGGTCTGGCTTGGTGTAATCCTGGCAGCGTTGACCGCCGTCCTGGCCGGCGGCACCATCGCCGGGCATGCCAGCTGGGCACCCAAACTGGCGCTGGACCTTGAGGGCGGCACCCAAATGATCCTGGCCCCGAAGGTGGAGGGCGGCTCGGACATCAATGAACAGCAGCTCAACCAGGCCGTGGCGATCATCCGCCAGCGCGTTGATGGCTCCGGCGTCTCCGAAGCGGAAATCAGCACCCAGTCCGGGCGCAACGTGGTGGTCAGCCTTCCCGGCACACCCTCCGCCGAAACCCGGAACCTGATCCAGGCTTCCGCGGACATGAACTTCCGCCCTGTGCTCCTTAACGGTGACGGCGCACCAGTTCCCGCCGAGTCGCAGACCCCGGAGGACCAGCTGCCCAAGCCGACCGCCGAGCCGGCCAACAGCAGTGACACCAACTGGATTACGCCCGAGATCTACAAGCAGTTCGAGGCACTGGACTGCAATAGTGCTGCAGCCGAAAAATCCGAGCGGTCCGATCCCACCAAGCCGCTGGTGACCTGCGAACCGGCCACGGACAAGTCCCCGGCCATCAAATACATCCTGGGTCCGGTAGAGGTGAAGGGCAGCAATATCGTCACCTCGTCCTTCCAGCTGCAGCAGGGTGCCCAGGGTGCCGTCACCAATGACTGGGCCGTCAACATCCAGTTCGACGGCGAAGGAACAGCCAAGTTCAAAGAGGTCACCGAACGCCTGAACCAGTTCTATGTGGCTGCCGGCGGTGAATCGGGCACCGACCCCAAGTCCCAGTTCGCCATTGTGCTGGACGACCAGGTCATTTCCGCTCCCCGTTCGCTGGCCGTCATCACTGACGGCCGTCCGCAGATCACCGGTGGTTTCACCGAGCAGACCGCAAAGGCACTGTCCGACCAGTTGAAGTTCGGCGCCCTTCCCATCAGCTTCGACATCCAGAGCGAGCAGCAGATTTCCGCCACGCTCGGTGGTGAACAGCTGCGTATGGGCCTGCTGGCCGGCCTGATCGGGCTCCTGCTCGTTGTGGTCTACTCGCTGTTCCAGTACCGTGCCCTGGGCTTCGTTACCATCGCATCCCTGGTGGTGGCCGGTGCCCTCACGTATCTGGCAATCGCGATCCTCGGATGGACCGAGAACTACCGGCTGTCCCTGGCCGGCGTTGCGGGCATCATCGTGGCCATTGGCCAGACTGCCGACTCCTTTATCGTCTACTTCGAGCGCATCCGTGACGAACTGCGTGAAGGCCGCGGGCTGGTGTCCGCCGTCGAAAACGGCTGGAAGCGGGCCAAGCGCACCGTCCTGGCTTCCAAAGCCGTCAACCTCCTGGCCGCACTGGTCCTGTACTTCGTGGCGGTGGGCAACGTCCGCGGCTTCGCCTTCACCCTGGGCCTGACCGCCATCGCGGACCTCATCGTGGTGTTCATGTTCACCCACCCCACGCTGCAGCTTCTGGCCCGCACCCGGTTCTTCGGTGAAGGCCACAAGTTCTCGGGGCTGGACCCCGAACGGCTGGGCGCCGTGCCGCTGTACCGCGGAGCCGGCCGCGTCCGTACCCCGGAGGACCGGCCTGTGGTGGTCCGCACCAAGAACTCCGGTGCAGCGGCCGAGGCCGAGCGCCGCATGACTATCGCCGAACGGCGCCTGGCAGAGAAGCAGGAACAGCTGGCTGGCTCGTCCAAGACCTCCGCGAAGGAGAACAAGTAA
- a CDS encoding RelA/SpoT family protein → MEERSASTPTAQEEKNPAGIQAGAGSSARPGSLVPVDNSGSRPTFPGRRERTRSRLARLTGRGTATYSPILEPLLRTVRANNPKEDFDLIQRAFDVAERSHRGQKRKSGDPYITHPVAVATILAELGLSGTTLAAALLHDTVEDTPYTLADLKRDFGPEVAMLVDGVTKLDKVSFGEAAQSETVRKMVVAMAKDIRVLMIKLADRLHNARTWRFVSAESSARKARETLEIFAPLAHRLGMNTIKWELEDLSFAALYPKVYEEIVRMVGDRTPEREKSLGVIRDQITEDLRAARIKATITGRPKHYYSIYQKMIVRDKDFDDINDLMGVRVLVDSVRDCYAALGTMHSRWNPLPGRFKDYIAMPKFNMYQSLHTTVIGPGGKPVEIQIRTHEMHRRAEYGVAAHWKYKDQPNRTAVGPGSPRDGDMGWLRSLVDWQQETSDPGEFLDSLRFEINAREVFVFTPKGEVMALPAGSTPVDFAYAVHTEVGHRTIGARVNGKLVPLNSELNHGDWVEIFTSKAEGAGPSQDWQHFVKSARARNKIRQWFSKERREEAIDRGKELLTRAMRKQQLPLQRLMTHEALAAVAEEFKYADISGLYAGVGDGHTSAQSVMEKLIESLGGNESADDDVEEVSIPTQVSKVRFSDSGVVVRGVGDVWVKLARCCTPVPPDPILGFVTRGSGVSVHRTDCTNISDLKDQPDRIVDVDWAPTQSSVFLVEIQVEALDRKSLLSDVTRVLSDNHVNILAASVHTSTDRVAISKFAFEMGDPKYLSHVLSAVRRIDGVFDVYRTTGNKRRS, encoded by the coding sequence TTGGAAGAACGTTCGGCGTCAACGCCAACGGCACAGGAAGAAAAAAATCCTGCCGGTATTCAAGCCGGTGCGGGATCTTCCGCACGCCCAGGCTCATTGGTTCCTGTTGACAATTCAGGATCACGCCCCACGTTTCCCGGCCGCAGGGAGCGCACCCGCTCCCGGCTTGCCCGCCTGACCGGACGCGGAACCGCCACATACTCACCCATCCTTGAGCCGCTGCTGCGGACCGTGCGCGCCAACAATCCCAAAGAGGACTTCGACCTCATCCAGCGGGCCTTCGACGTCGCCGAACGCAGCCACCGCGGACAAAAGCGCAAGAGCGGGGACCCGTACATCACCCACCCGGTGGCTGTGGCCACCATCCTCGCCGAACTGGGCCTCAGCGGCACCACGCTGGCGGCTGCCCTGCTGCACGACACGGTCGAGGACACCCCTTACACCCTGGCGGACCTGAAGCGGGACTTCGGGCCGGAAGTGGCCATGCTGGTGGACGGCGTGACCAAACTGGACAAGGTCAGCTTTGGCGAGGCGGCACAGTCCGAGACGGTCCGCAAGATGGTTGTGGCCATGGCCAAGGACATCCGCGTACTGATGATCAAGCTGGCGGACCGGCTGCACAACGCGCGCACCTGGCGCTTCGTCTCGGCCGAATCGTCGGCCCGCAAGGCCCGGGAAACCCTGGAAATCTTCGCCCCGCTGGCCCACCGCCTGGGTATGAACACCATCAAATGGGAGCTTGAGGACCTGTCCTTCGCGGCCCTTTACCCCAAGGTGTACGAAGAAATCGTACGGATGGTGGGGGACAGGACGCCCGAGCGGGAAAAGAGCCTGGGTGTCATCCGCGACCAGATCACCGAGGACCTGCGCGCTGCCCGGATCAAAGCCACCATCACCGGCCGGCCCAAACACTATTACTCCATCTACCAGAAGATGATTGTCCGCGACAAGGACTTCGACGACATCAACGACCTTATGGGTGTCCGCGTCCTGGTGGACTCCGTCCGGGACTGCTACGCCGCCCTGGGCACCATGCACTCGCGCTGGAACCCCCTGCCCGGCAGGTTCAAGGACTACATCGCGATGCCCAAATTCAACATGTACCAGTCCCTGCACACCACCGTGATCGGACCCGGCGGCAAGCCGGTGGAAATCCAGATCCGCACCCATGAAATGCACCGCCGGGCTGAATACGGCGTTGCAGCCCACTGGAAATACAAGGACCAGCCAAACCGTACCGCCGTCGGTCCCGGAAGCCCGCGGGACGGCGACATGGGGTGGCTCCGCTCCCTGGTCGACTGGCAGCAGGAGACCTCGGATCCCGGGGAGTTTCTGGATTCGCTGCGCTTTGAAATCAACGCCCGCGAAGTCTTCGTGTTTACGCCCAAGGGCGAAGTCATGGCGCTGCCGGCAGGCTCGACGCCGGTGGACTTTGCTTACGCCGTGCACACCGAGGTGGGCCACCGCACTATCGGTGCCAGGGTCAATGGAAAACTGGTCCCGCTCAACAGCGAGCTGAACCATGGCGACTGGGTGGAGATCTTCACCTCAAAGGCCGAGGGGGCCGGGCCCAGCCAGGACTGGCAGCACTTCGTTAAGAGCGCCAGAGCGCGCAACAAGATCCGCCAGTGGTTCAGCAAGGAACGCCGCGAAGAAGCGATCGACCGCGGCAAGGAGCTGCTGACCCGCGCCATGCGGAAACAGCAACTTCCGTTACAGCGGCTGATGACGCACGAGGCACTGGCCGCCGTGGCCGAGGAATTCAAGTACGCGGACATCTCCGGGCTTTACGCCGGCGTGGGCGACGGGCACACGTCCGCGCAGTCGGTCATGGAAAAGCTCATTGAGAGCCTGGGGGGCAACGAGAGCGCCGATGATGACGTCGAAGAGGTCAGCATCCCCACCCAGGTCAGCAAGGTCCGCTTCTCCGACTCCGGTGTTGTGGTCCGCGGCGTGGGTGACGTCTGGGTGAAGCTGGCGCGCTGCTGCACGCCTGTGCCGCCGGACCCTATCCTCGGCTTCGTGACCAGAGGATCCGGCGTCTCCGTGCACCGTACCGACTGCACCAACATCTCGGACCTGAAGGACCAGCCGGACCGGATCGTGGATGTGGACTGGGCACCAACCCAGTCGAGCGTCTTCCTGGTGGAAATCCAGGTTGAGGCCCTGGACCGGAAGTCCCTGCTCTCGGACGTGACTCGGGTCCTGTCGGACAACCACGTCAACATTCTCGCTGCCAGCGTCCACACTTCGACGGACCGGGTGGCCATCTCAAAGTTCGCGTTCGAGATGGGCGACCCCAAGTACCTCAGCCACGTCCTCAGCGCCGTCCGTCGGATCGACGGGGTTTTCGACGTCTACCGCACTACCGGGAACAAGCGACGGAGCTAG
- the ruvB gene encoding Holliday junction branch migration DNA helicase RuvB, producing MAEPSLVAAGEEPEERVIEAALRPKNLDDFVGQHRVRKQLSLVLQASRMRGRTADHVLFSGPPGLGKTTLAMIVAAEMNAPLRLSSGPAIQHAGDLAAILSSLSEGEVLFLDEIHRMSRPAEEMLYMAMEDFRVDIVVGKGAGATAIPLELPPFTLVGATTRAGLLPGPLRDRFGFTGHLEFYSVPELELVLRRSAGLLDLKVNSAGFAEIAGRSRGTPRIANRLLRRVRDWALVHGVEQIDARTASAALDMYEVDKKGLDRLDRAVLDALITKFGGGPVGLSTLAIAVGEETETVETVAEPFLVREGLLGRTPRGRIAMAPAWTHLGYAIPSGVFAQEQLDLFEPGEDDSAAGDWAPESQ from the coding sequence GTGGCTGAACCCTCATTGGTTGCGGCGGGGGAGGAGCCGGAGGAGCGCGTCATCGAGGCAGCCCTGCGGCCCAAGAACCTTGACGACTTCGTTGGCCAGCACCGGGTACGCAAGCAGCTCTCGCTGGTGCTGCAGGCCTCCCGGATGCGCGGACGTACCGCGGACCACGTGCTGTTCTCCGGGCCGCCCGGCCTGGGCAAAACCACCCTGGCGATGATCGTTGCCGCGGAGATGAACGCTCCGCTGCGCCTCAGCAGTGGGCCCGCTATCCAGCACGCCGGCGACCTCGCGGCGATCCTGTCTTCGCTGTCCGAAGGCGAGGTCCTCTTCCTGGATGAGATCCACCGCATGTCGCGGCCCGCCGAGGAAATGCTGTACATGGCCATGGAAGACTTCCGCGTTGACATCGTGGTGGGCAAAGGCGCCGGCGCCACCGCCATCCCCCTGGAGCTGCCGCCGTTCACGCTGGTGGGCGCCACTACCCGCGCCGGTTTGCTCCCGGGCCCGCTGCGCGACCGGTTCGGCTTCACCGGACACCTGGAGTTCTACTCCGTCCCGGAGCTGGAACTGGTGCTGCGCCGTTCCGCGGGGCTGCTGGACCTGAAGGTCAACTCCGCCGGATTCGCTGAAATTGCCGGCCGTTCCCGCGGTACTCCGCGTATCGCCAACCGCCTGCTGCGCCGTGTCCGGGACTGGGCGCTGGTGCACGGGGTGGAACAGATCGATGCCAGGACCGCGTCGGCGGCCCTGGACATGTATGAAGTGGACAAGAAGGGACTGGACCGGCTGGACCGGGCCGTTCTGGATGCCCTCATCACCAAATTCGGCGGTGGTCCCGTAGGTCTCTCCACCCTTGCCATCGCCGTCGGTGAAGAGACCGAAACGGTGGAGACCGTGGCGGAACCCTTCCTGGTCAGGGAAGGCCTGCTGGGCCGTACGCCCCGCGGCAGGATCGCCATGGCGCCGGCGTGGACGCACCTGGGCTACGCCATCCCGTCCGGCGTCTTCGCGCAGGAGCAGCTGGACCTTTTCGAGCCCGGCGAGGACGATTCAGCGGCAGGGGACTGGGCCCCGGAGAGCCAATAG
- a CDS encoding DUF349 domain-containing protein: MTDSQKSDETATDVTETAAPAEVGGTDANAGQYPVTPEAIAPEEGGGQNAEHQAAEDQDGGTTAAEAPAPAAAPAPGVRPSAPSPAAFASRPKPAAAAPAAAPAAAAPGTSVAEASKWGRVEGDGHVYLTIDGGEHPVGQYPGVSDDEALLYFARKYDDVVAQVVLLEQRVSSKAPSTDMHKTVTHLREQLAERNMVGDLRAAEARLDKLAEQITELEKAEKAEHEAVRASELAAREAIVAEAEQISGQDPAQTQWKTSSARMNELFENWKAAQKSGVRLGRSNEDALWKRFRAARTVFDRHRRAYFSQLDSNNSTAKAAKEKLIAEAEALSTSTDWGYAAGEYRRLMDQWKASPRASRKDDDALWARFRAAQDVFFTSRQAANEEIDQEYAANLTVKEALLAEANTILPVKDLAAAKKALQSIRDRWEEAGKVPRADMGRVEAGLRKVEDAVRHAEEEQWQRSNPERKARTNSALSQLESAIAGLQDDLANAEKTGDQRRIKAAQEALEARQAWLDQIQRSASELA; the protein is encoded by the coding sequence GTGACAGACAGTCAGAAATCCGACGAAACAGCAACAGACGTGACCGAAACAGCGGCTCCGGCCGAGGTTGGCGGTACTGATGCCAATGCCGGGCAGTACCCCGTGACCCCTGAAGCCATCGCTCCTGAAGAGGGCGGCGGCCAGAACGCCGAACACCAGGCTGCTGAAGACCAGGACGGCGGGACAACGGCTGCGGAAGCGCCCGCGCCTGCCGCTGCACCGGCTCCCGGAGTGCGTCCGTCTGCACCCTCTCCTGCAGCCTTCGCTTCGCGTCCCAAGCCTGCCGCTGCCGCTCCCGCCGCAGCGCCGGCTGCCGCTGCGCCCGGCACGTCTGTTGCCGAAGCCTCCAAGTGGGGCCGGGTGGAGGGGGACGGCCACGTCTACCTGACCATCGACGGCGGCGAACACCCCGTGGGGCAGTACCCCGGCGTCAGCGATGACGAAGCGCTGCTCTATTTCGCGCGGAAATACGACGACGTCGTGGCCCAGGTCGTGCTCCTGGAGCAGCGGGTCAGCTCCAAGGCGCCCAGCACCGACATGCACAAGACCGTGACGCACCTGCGTGAACAGCTCGCCGAGCGGAACATGGTGGGCGACCTCCGTGCGGCGGAGGCGCGCCTGGACAAGCTGGCAGAACAGATCACGGAGCTGGAAAAGGCTGAGAAGGCCGAGCACGAAGCGGTGCGCGCCTCCGAGCTCGCAGCACGTGAAGCCATCGTGGCCGAGGCAGAGCAGATCTCCGGCCAGGATCCGGCCCAGACTCAGTGGAAGACCTCCAGCGCCCGGATGAACGAGCTCTTCGAGAACTGGAAGGCAGCCCAAAAAAGTGGAGTCCGCCTGGGCCGCAGCAACGAAGACGCCCTGTGGAAGCGCTTCCGTGCCGCACGCACCGTTTTCGACCGCCATCGCCGCGCCTACTTCTCCCAGCTGGACAGCAACAACTCCACCGCGAAGGCCGCCAAGGAGAAACTGATCGCCGAGGCCGAGGCGCTCTCCACCTCCACCGACTGGGGCTACGCTGCCGGTGAATACCGCCGGCTGATGGACCAGTGGAAGGCCTCACCGCGGGCAAGCCGCAAGGACGATGACGCGTTGTGGGCACGGTTCCGCGCCGCGCAGGATGTTTTCTTCACGTCCCGGCAGGCCGCCAATGAGGAGATCGACCAGGAATACGCCGCCAACCTCACGGTGAAGGAGGCGCTGTTGGCAGAGGCCAACACCATCCTGCCCGTGAAGGACCTGGCAGCTGCCAAGAAGGCCCTTCAGTCCATCCGTGACCGCTGGGAGGAAGCCGGCAAGGTGCCCCGCGCCGACATGGGACGGGTCGAAGCAGGGCTGCGGAAGGTTGAAGACGCCGTGCGCCATGCGGAGGAAGAGCAGTGGCAGCGGTCCAACCCTGAACGCAAGGCACGCACCAACAGTGCGCTCTCGCAGCTGGAATCCGCCATCGCCGGCCTCCAGGATGACCTTGCCAACGCTGAGAAGACCGGCGACCAGCGCAGGATCAAGGCCGCGCAGGAAGCCCTCGAGGCACGCCAGGCCTGGCTCGACCAGATCCAGCGTTCCGCCAGCGAGCTGGCCTGA
- the hisS gene encoding histidine--tRNA ligase, translating into MARTASLSGFPEWLPEERLVELHVLDTLRRVFELHGFASIETRAVETVGQLLRKGEIDKEVYGLSRLQEDESENPVKGGKADPHALALHFDLTVPFARYVVENAGYLAFPFRRYQIQKVWRGERPQEGRAREFTQADIDVVGDGELPFRYDVEIALVIAEALSALPIPDFRLRINNRKLAEGFYRGIGLDDTAGVLRSIDKLEKIGPAKVAELLKTELGATDDQAAKALQLAAIRTEDTSFVDQVRALGVSNELLDEGLYELEQVIDAAVQRAPGKVLADLSIARGLDYYTGTVVETVLVGHEQLGSICSGGRYDALASKGNRKFPGVGLSIGVTRLVSRILSQDLAKASRSVPTAVLVALNHDDSWGAAQDVAALLRSRGIPAEVAAKAEKFGKQIKFADRRGIPFVWFTDEDGTHQVKDIRTGEQVLAAPETWMPPLEDLAVQVETTAAAAAAV; encoded by the coding sequence ATGGCACGCACCGCCTCCCTGTCCGGATTCCCCGAGTGGCTTCCCGAGGAGCGGCTGGTGGAGCTGCATGTGCTCGATACCCTGCGCCGGGTCTTTGAACTGCATGGGTTTGCCTCGATCGAAACCCGCGCCGTGGAGACGGTGGGCCAGCTGCTGCGCAAGGGTGAAATCGACAAGGAAGTGTACGGACTCAGCCGGCTCCAGGAGGACGAGAGCGAAAACCCCGTCAAAGGCGGCAAAGCTGATCCCCACGCGCTTGCCCTGCATTTTGACCTGACCGTTCCTTTCGCCCGCTACGTGGTGGAAAACGCCGGCTATCTCGCCTTTCCCTTCCGCCGCTACCAGATCCAGAAGGTGTGGCGCGGCGAGCGGCCCCAGGAAGGCCGGGCACGGGAGTTCACGCAGGCGGACATCGACGTGGTGGGCGACGGCGAGCTTCCGTTCCGTTACGACGTGGAGATCGCGCTGGTGATCGCCGAAGCACTGAGCGCCCTGCCCATCCCCGACTTCCGCCTCCGGATCAACAACCGCAAGCTCGCTGAAGGCTTTTACCGGGGCATCGGACTGGATGACACGGCCGGGGTGCTGCGCAGTATCGACAAGCTCGAAAAAATCGGCCCCGCCAAGGTGGCCGAACTGCTCAAGACCGAGCTCGGCGCGACCGACGACCAGGCCGCCAAAGCCCTGCAGCTTGCAGCCATCCGCACCGAAGATACGTCCTTCGTAGACCAGGTCCGGGCCCTCGGCGTCAGCAACGAACTCCTGGACGAGGGCCTGTACGAACTTGAACAGGTCATTGATGCGGCCGTGCAGCGGGCCCCCGGCAAGGTCCTGGCGGACCTCAGCATCGCCCGCGGCCTGGACTATTACACGGGCACAGTCGTGGAAACCGTGCTGGTGGGCCACGAACAGCTGGGGTCCATCTGCTCCGGTGGCCGCTACGACGCGCTGGCCTCCAAGGGGAACCGCAAGTTCCCGGGTGTCGGACTCTCCATCGGCGTCACCCGCCTGGTGTCCCGGATCCTGAGCCAGGACCTGGCCAAAGCCTCCCGTTCGGTTCCCACCGCCGTGCTGGTGGCCCTGAACCATGACGACAGCTGGGGCGCTGCCCAGGATGTCGCGGCACTGCTGCGCAGCCGGGGGATCCCCGCCGAGGTGGCGGCCAAGGCCGAGAAGTTCGGCAAGCAGATCAAGTTCGCGGACCGGCGGGGGATTCCCTTCGTCTGGTTCACGGACGAGGACGGCACCCACCAGGTCAAGGACATCCGCACCGGCGAGCAAGTGCTGGCCGCCCCTGAAACCTGGATGCCGCCGCTGGAGGACCTGGCGGTGCAGGTTGAAACAACCGCTGCCGCAGCAGCTGCGGTCTAG